A genomic region of Lysinibacillus sp. 2017 contains the following coding sequences:
- the glpX gene encoding class II fructose-bisphosphatase, whose translation MERSLSMEVVRVTEAAAIASAKWMGRGQKIEADDAATTAMRVMFDTIPMHATVVIGEGEMDEAPMLYIGEELGLRNGGPEVDIAVDPLEGTNIVAKGTNGAMTVLAIADRGNLLNAPDMYMEKIAVGPEAAGKVDINASVTYNLLQVAKAKNKDISDVVAILLDRPRHQAIVDEIREAGACIKFIQDGDVGAAIDTAFDETGIDIMFGMGGAPEGVISAVALKCLGGDFQAKLVPENDEQLERCKKMGIDVDKVLMMDDLVKGDDAIFAATAVTDTGLLRGVKYKGSYALTHSVVMRAKTGTVRFIEGRHSIAKKPNYKQK comes from the coding sequence ATGGAACGTAGTTTATCAATGGAAGTAGTACGTGTAACAGAAGCGGCAGCGATTGCATCTGCAAAATGGATGGGACGCGGTCAAAAAATCGAAGCAGATGACGCAGCAACAACAGCAATGCGTGTTATGTTCGATACAATCCCAATGCATGCAACAGTTGTAATTGGTGAAGGTGAAATGGATGAAGCACCGATGCTTTATATTGGTGAAGAACTAGGACTTCGTAACGGCGGACCAGAAGTTGATATTGCTGTAGATCCATTAGAAGGTACGAATATCGTAGCGAAGGGTACAAATGGGGCAATGACAGTTCTTGCAATTGCAGACCGTGGTAACCTTTTAAATGCTCCAGATATGTACATGGAAAAAATTGCTGTAGGTCCAGAAGCAGCAGGTAAAGTAGACATTAATGCCTCTGTAACTTATAACTTATTACAAGTTGCAAAAGCAAAAAATAAAGACATTTCAGATGTCGTAGCGATTCTTTTAGACCGCCCACGTCACCAAGCAATCGTAGATGAAATTCGCGAAGCTGGTGCATGTATTAAATTCATCCAAGACGGTGATGTTGGAGCAGCAATTGACACAGCATTTGATGAAACGGGTATCGATATTATGTTCGGTATGGGTGGTGCTCCTGAAGGTGTTATTTCAGCTGTAGCGTTAAAATGTTTAGGTGGCGATTTCCAAGCTAAATTAGTACCTGAAAATGATGAACAATTAGAGCGATGCAAAAAAATGGGCATTGATGTTGACAAAGTATTAATGATGGATGATTTAGTAAAAGGTGATGATGCAATTTTTGCAGCAACAGCCGTTACAGATACAGGATTATTACGTGGCGTTAAATACAAAGGCTCATATGCACTAACACACTCAGTGGTTATGCGTGCAAAAACAGGCACAGTTCGTTTCATCGAAGGCCGTCACAGCATTGCAAAAAAACCAAACTATAAACAAAAATAA
- the rpoE gene encoding DNA-directed RNA polymerase subunit delta: MHDLNFRGMTDEQLAEESLIDLAYAILEDRKQAMPLNELLKEIQTLNGISDARLKSRLVQFYTDLNVEGRFLLNQENGWGLREWYKIETIEEETAPTIKARKKKAKVVEDEEELTDLDEEDVLFEEDYDEFVEEEEEEEEETEDIDFVEEVIDPDLDGEIIEEDETFIIEDEDEDLDEDEDELEK; encoded by the coding sequence GTGCACGATTTGAACTTTCGTGGTATGACAGATGAACAATTAGCAGAAGAGTCGTTAATCGACTTAGCATATGCAATTTTAGAAGATAGAAAACAAGCAATGCCTTTAAATGAGTTATTAAAGGAAATCCAAACTTTAAATGGTATTTCTGATGCAAGATTAAAAAGCCGTTTAGTGCAATTTTACACAGACTTAAACGTAGAAGGCCGCTTCTTATTAAACCAAGAAAATGGCTGGGGATTACGTGAGTGGTACAAAATCGAGACAATCGAAGAAGAAACTGCTCCAACAATTAAGGCTCGTAAGAAAAAGGCTAAAGTTGTGGAAGATGAAGAAGAATTAACTGATCTTGACGAAGAAGATGTTTTATTCGAAGAAGATTATGATGAATTCGTTGAAGAAGAGGAAGAAGAGGAAGAAGAGACTGAAGACATCGATTTTGTTGAAGAAGTAATCGATCCTGATCTTGATGGAGAAATAATCGAAGAAGATGAAACTTTCATCATTGAAGATGAGGACGAAGACTTAGACGAAGATGAAGACGAGTTAGAAAAATAA
- a CDS encoding thymidine kinase codes for MAQLFFKHGAMNSGKSIEILKVAHNYEEQNKPVLIFTSSIDTRDEVGVVSSRIGLRRNATAVFKDTNLFEIVKNHDEQLYCVLVDEVQFLTKEHVLQLTQIVDELNIPVMGFGLKNDFQNELFEGSRYMLIYADKIEEMKTICWFCHKKATMNIRVDENKKPVRAGDQIQIGGNDSYYPVCRKCHSNPPL; via the coding sequence ATGGCGCAATTATTTTTTAAGCATGGTGCGATGAATAGTGGAAAATCAATTGAAATTTTAAAAGTAGCGCATAACTATGAAGAACAAAACAAACCCGTATTAATTTTTACATCGAGTATTGATACACGAGATGAAGTGGGCGTTGTTTCAAGTCGTATTGGATTACGTCGAAATGCAACGGCAGTCTTTAAAGATACAAACCTTTTTGAAATCGTAAAAAACCATGATGAACAATTATATTGTGTATTAGTAGATGAAGTGCAATTTTTAACAAAGGAGCATGTTCTTCAACTAACGCAAATTGTGGATGAACTGAATATACCTGTTATGGGCTTTGGGTTAAAAAATGACTTTCAAAACGAATTATTTGAAGGTAGCCGCTACATGTTGATTTATGCAGACAAAATCGAGGAAATGAAAACAATTTGCTGGTTCTGTCATAAGAAAGCGACGATGAATATACGCGTCGATGAAAATAAAAAACCCGTACGTGCAGGTGATCAAATTCAAATTGGGGGTAATGATAGTTATTACCCCGTTTGCCGCAAATGTCACAGCAACCCACCACTTTAA
- a CDS encoding CTP synthase, which translates to MTKYIFVTGGVVSSLGKGIVAASLGRLLKNRGLEVTIQKFDPYLNIDPGTMSPYQHGEVFVTDDGAEADLDLGHYERFIDINLGKHSTVTSGKVYQSVLNKERRGDYNGGTVQVIPHVTNEIKDRVQRAGRETSADVVITEIGGTVGDFESLAFLEAIRQMRRDLGHNNVMYIHCTLMPYIAAAGEMKTKPTQHSVKELRSLGIQPNIIVLRTEQPVPQDMKEKIALFCDVQANDIVESRDVEHLYEVPLNLHAQGFDQIVLDHFGIKAPQADMSEWKELVNKVKNLEYKTKIAVVGKYVDLQDAYISVTEALKHAGYVYNSDIEINWVNSEHVTADNVEELIGQADGILVPGGFGDRGIEGKIEAIRYARENDVPFFGICLGMQLATVEFARNVLKLEGAHSTELNKDTKYPIIDFLPDQSEDIDLGGTLRLGLYPCKLKEDSVARAAYNGEELVYERHRHRYEFNNEFREAMEAEGLVFSGVSPDNKLVEIIELPEKKFFVAGQFHPELISRPQRPQPLFREFVGAAFNNRK; encoded by the coding sequence ATGACAAAGTATATTTTCGTAACAGGTGGGGTAGTTTCTTCACTTGGTAAAGGAATTGTAGCCGCTTCTTTAGGGCGTTTATTAAAAAACCGCGGATTAGAAGTAACAATCCAAAAATTTGACCCATACCTTAACATTGACCCAGGTACAATGAGCCCATACCAACACGGTGAAGTATTCGTAACAGATGATGGCGCGGAAGCTGACTTAGACTTAGGTCACTACGAACGTTTCATCGACATCAACCTTGGTAAACACTCAACAGTAACTTCTGGTAAAGTGTATCAATCTGTTTTAAACAAAGAACGTCGTGGTGATTACAACGGTGGAACAGTACAAGTAATTCCTCACGTAACAAATGAAATTAAAGACCGTGTACAACGCGCGGGTCGTGAAACTTCAGCAGACGTGGTAATTACAGAAATCGGTGGTACAGTAGGGGATTTCGAATCACTTGCATTCCTAGAAGCCATCCGTCAAATGCGTCGTGACCTTGGCCACAACAACGTAATGTACATTCACTGTACGTTAATGCCATACATTGCAGCTGCTGGTGAAATGAAAACAAAACCAACACAACACTCTGTAAAAGAATTACGTTCATTAGGTATCCAACCAAACATCATCGTATTACGTACAGAGCAACCTGTACCGCAAGATATGAAAGAAAAAATCGCGTTATTCTGTGACGTACAAGCAAATGACATCGTAGAATCTCGTGATGTAGAACATCTATATGAAGTACCTTTAAACTTACATGCACAAGGATTTGACCAAATCGTACTTGATCACTTCGGTATTAAAGCGCCACAAGCAGATATGTCTGAGTGGAAAGAGCTTGTAAATAAAGTGAAAAACTTAGAGTACAAAACAAAAATCGCTGTAGTTGGTAAATATGTAGATCTTCAAGATGCGTATATTTCAGTTACAGAAGCACTTAAACATGCTGGTTACGTTTACAACTCAGATATCGAAATTAACTGGGTAAACTCTGAGCATGTTACAGCTGATAACGTAGAAGAATTAATTGGACAAGCGGACGGTATTTTAGTACCTGGTGGCTTCGGTGACCGTGGTATTGAAGGTAAAATCGAAGCAATCCGTTATGCGCGTGAAAACGACGTACCATTCTTCGGTATTTGCTTAGGTATGCAACTAGCAACAGTTGAATTCGCACGTAACGTATTAAAATTAGAAGGCGCGCACTCTACTGAATTAAACAAAGATACGAAGTACCCAATTATCGACTTCTTACCAGATCAATCAGAAGACATTGATTTAGGTGGTACATTACGTCTTGGTTTATATCCATGTAAATTAAAAGAAGACTCAGTTGCACGCGCGGCTTATAACGGCGAAGAGCTTGTATATGAACGTCACCGTCACCGTTACGAGTTCAACAATGAATTCCGTGAAGCAATGGAAGCAGAAGGTTTAGTATTCTCAGGTGTATCTCCTGACAATAAATTAGTGGAAATTATCGAGTTACCAGAGAAAAAATTCTTCGTAGCTGGTCAATTCCACCCAGAATTAATCTCACGTCCACAACGCCCACAACCGTTATTCCGTGAATTTGTAGGCGCGGCGTTTAATAACCGTAAATAA
- a CDS encoding UDP-N-acetylglucosamine 1-carboxyvinyltransferase: MDVYKIRGERRLQGQVTVSGAKNSAVALIPASILAGSTVTIGGIPEISDAWTLKALLEEIGGEVSFENGQMTIDPTKMVAMPLPNGNVKKLRASYYMMGAMLGRFKQAVIGLPGGCFLGPRPIDQHIKGFEALGAKVTNEHGAIYLRADELIGAKIYLDVASVGATINIMLAAVRATGKTVIENAAKEPEIIDVATLLTNMGANIKGAGTNVIRIEGVDELRGTNHTIIPDRIEAATFMIMAAAMGDGVEIDNVIPLHLEAVTAKLREMGVKVEEKEESIFIPKQETPFKAVDVKTLVYPGFPTDVQQPLSVLMTQAEGTSKITDTIYSARFKHIDELRRMTAKARVEGSTSIIQGPTALEGSTVTASDLRAGAALVLAGLLAKGETEIHDIYHIERGYSHLIDKLCAIGADIRKESIVINANKKA, encoded by the coding sequence ATGGATGTATATAAAATTAGAGGCGAACGCCGACTACAAGGTCAAGTAACCGTCAGTGGTGCAAAAAATAGTGCAGTAGCTTTAATTCCTGCATCAATTTTAGCGGGTTCTACCGTTACTATTGGAGGAATTCCTGAAATTTCAGATGCATGGACATTAAAAGCTTTACTAGAAGAAATCGGCGGAGAAGTGTCATTTGAAAATGGTCAAATGACAATTGATCCGACAAAAATGGTAGCCATGCCTTTACCAAATGGTAACGTGAAAAAGCTCCGTGCCTCTTACTATATGATGGGCGCGATGCTAGGTCGTTTTAAACAAGCAGTTATTGGATTACCAGGCGGCTGTTTTTTAGGGCCACGTCCAATTGATCAACATATTAAAGGATTCGAAGCATTAGGGGCGAAAGTTACGAATGAGCATGGTGCGATTTATTTACGCGCAGATGAACTAATCGGTGCAAAAATTTATTTAGACGTTGCCAGTGTAGGAGCGACGATTAATATTATGCTCGCTGCAGTACGTGCAACAGGTAAAACTGTTATCGAAAATGCAGCAAAAGAGCCAGAAATTATTGACGTAGCAACACTTTTAACGAATATGGGTGCCAATATTAAAGGTGCAGGTACAAATGTTATTCGTATTGAAGGTGTTGACGAACTACGAGGTACGAACCATACGATTATTCCGGACCGTATTGAAGCAGCCACATTTATGATTATGGCTGCAGCAATGGGAGATGGTGTAGAAATCGACAATGTCATTCCACTCCATTTAGAAGCAGTAACGGCGAAGCTACGTGAAATGGGCGTCAAAGTAGAAGAAAAAGAAGAAAGTATCTTTATTCCAAAACAAGAGACTCCATTTAAAGCAGTAGATGTAAAAACACTTGTATATCCTGGATTCCCAACAGATGTCCAACAGCCATTATCTGTATTAATGACACAGGCAGAAGGTACATCAAAAATAACGGACACAATTTATTCTGCCCGCTTTAAACATATTGATGAGCTCCGTCGTATGACCGCGAAAGCCCGTGTTGAAGGTAGTACTTCCATCATTCAAGGACCAACTGCATTGGAAGGTTCAACGGTGACAGCTTCGGATTTACGAGCTGGTGCGGCACTGGTATTAGCAGGTTTACTTGCAAAAGGCGAGACGGAAATTCACGATATTTATCATATTGAGCGCGGTTATAGCCATTTAATCGATAAATTATGTGCAATTGGTGCGGATATCCGTAAAGAATCGATTGTCATTAATGCCAATAAAAAGGCATAA
- a CDS encoding class II fructose-bisphosphate aldolase yields MALVSMKEMLITAKAEGYAVGQFNINNLEWTQAILQAAEEEKSPVILGVSEGAGKYMGGFIAVVKMVEGLMESYKVSVPVAIHLDHGSSFEKCKEAIDAGFTSVMIDASHYPYEENVAITKNVVDYAHARNISVEAELGTVGGEEDGVIGGIMYANPQECKALVEATGIDCLAPALGSVHGPYKGEPNLGFAEMEEISTLTDLPLVLHGGTGIPTKDIQRSVSLGTAKINVNTENQIAATKVIREFLNSDSKAYDPRKYLGPAREAIKATVIGKMREFGSSQKA; encoded by the coding sequence ATGGCATTAGTTTCAATGAAAGAAATGTTAATTACAGCAAAAGCTGAAGGTTATGCAGTTGGTCAATTTAACATCAACAACTTAGAATGGACACAAGCAATTTTACAAGCAGCTGAAGAAGAAAAATCTCCAGTTATTTTAGGCGTATCTGAAGGCGCTGGAAAATATATGGGCGGATTTATCGCAGTTGTAAAAATGGTTGAAGGCTTAATGGAAAGCTATAAAGTTTCAGTGCCAGTTGCCATTCATTTAGATCATGGTTCAAGCTTTGAAAAATGTAAAGAAGCAATCGATGCTGGATTTACGTCTGTAATGATTGATGCTTCTCACTATCCATACGAAGAGAACGTAGCTATTACAAAAAACGTTGTAGACTATGCACATGCACGTAACATATCAGTAGAAGCAGAACTTGGTACAGTTGGTGGCGAAGAAGATGGCGTAATCGGTGGTATTATGTATGCAAACCCACAGGAATGTAAAGCATTAGTGGAAGCAACAGGTATCGATTGCCTAGCACCAGCATTAGGTTCAGTACACGGACCATATAAAGGTGAGCCAAACTTAGGCTTCGCTGAAATGGAAGAAATTTCTACGTTAACAGATTTACCATTAGTACTACACGGTGGTACTGGTATCCCAACAAAAGATATCCAACGTTCAGTTTCATTAGGTACTGCGAAAATTAACGTCAACACAGAAAACCAAATCGCGGCAACAAAAGTGATCCGTGAATTTTTAAATAGCGATTCAAAAGCATATGACCCACGTAAATATTTAGGCCCAGCTCGTGAAGCGATTAAAGCAACTGTAATCGGTAAAATGCGCGAATTTGGTAGCTCTCAAAAAGCATAA
- a CDS encoding DUF2529 family protein — protein sequence MSKILTTQLTGFLQRIGQSEEESIEETARLLAQAAIGQGMVYFACFGEMESIALNAELGADPFIKYARYSDNITLSDADRVIIFTRSCDDQNALTLAKKLYDAFIPFAAVASEVASDANELSELAYTYISLRIRGGILPHPTKLGERIVMPHLIGGLYVYEAIKMEFDEMLAGDDDEDEIIEGHPSPFA from the coding sequence ATGTCTAAAATTTTAACGACTCAATTAACAGGATTTCTTCAACGCATTGGACAATCTGAAGAAGAATCAATCGAAGAAACCGCTCGTCTTTTAGCTCAAGCTGCTATCGGTCAAGGCATGGTCTATTTTGCTTGCTTTGGCGAAATGGAAAGCATTGCTCTTAACGCTGAGCTTGGTGCTGATCCATTTATTAAATACGCACGTTACTCAGATAATATTACACTAAGTGATGCTGACCGTGTCATTATTTTTACGCGTAGTTGTGACGATCAAAATGCGCTTACGTTAGCGAAAAAATTATATGATGCGTTTATTCCATTTGCTGCTGTTGCGAGTGAAGTTGCGAGCGATGCAAATGAACTAAGCGAACTTGCCTATACGTATATTTCGTTAAGGATACGTGGCGGTATTTTACCACATCCAACAAAATTAGGCGAACGTATTGTAATGCCTCATTTAATTGGTGGTTTGTATGTATATGAAGCGATTAAAATGGAATTTGATGAGATGCTTGCCGGTGATGATGATGAAGACGAAATCATCGAAGGTCACCCTTCTCCATTTGCATAA
- the rpmE gene encoding 50S ribosomal protein L31, with protein sequence MKQGIHPEYKTATVVCSCGNTFETGSVKEKISVEFCNECHPFYTGRQKFASADGRVDKFNKKYGIK encoded by the coding sequence ATGAAACAAGGTATCCATCCAGAATACAAAACTGCAACAGTAGTATGCTCTTGCGGTAACACTTTCGAAACTGGTTCAGTTAAAGAAAAAATTTCTGTCGAGTTCTGTAACGAATGTCACCCATTCTACACAGGTCGTCAAAAATTCGCTTCTGCTGACGGTCGTGTTGATAAATTCAACAAAAAATACGGTATCAAGTAA
- the fsa gene encoding fructose-6-phosphate aldolase has translation MKFFIDTANFDEIKEAYSWGILSGVTTNPSLVAKEEGVNFHDRLREIAELVNGSVSGEVISLEAEGMIREGEELAAIHPNITVKLPMTPEGLKACKHFSEKGIKTNITLIFSANQALMAARAGASYVSPFLGRLDDIGQDGVELIREIAEIFAIHEIPSEIIAASIRHPQHITQAALAGAHIATTPYKVLQQLFKHPLTDKGIEGFLADWAKREGK, from the coding sequence ATGAAATTTTTTATCGATACAGCAAACTTTGACGAAATTAAAGAAGCCTATTCATGGGGGATTCTTTCAGGTGTAACAACAAATCCATCATTAGTAGCAAAAGAAGAAGGCGTAAACTTCCATGACCGCTTACGTGAAATCGCAGAACTAGTAAACGGTTCAGTTTCAGGTGAAGTAATTTCTTTAGAAGCAGAAGGAATGATTCGTGAAGGGGAAGAATTAGCAGCAATTCACCCAAACATTACAGTGAAACTTCCAATGACTCCAGAAGGCTTAAAAGCTTGTAAACACTTCTCAGAAAAAGGTATTAAAACAAATATCACATTAATCTTCTCAGCAAACCAAGCATTAATGGCTGCTCGTGCAGGTGCATCATATGTATCACCATTTTTAGGACGCTTAGATGATATCGGTCAAGACGGCGTTGAATTAATTCGTGAAATTGCAGAAATCTTTGCGATTCATGAAATCCCATCAGAAATTATTGCTGCATCTATTCGTCATCCACAACATATTACGCAAGCAGCCTTAGCAGGTGCACATATTGCGACAACACCATATAAAGTTTTACAACAATTATTCAAACATCCATTAACAGACAAAGGAATTGAAGGATTTTTAGCGGATTGGGCAAAGCGTGAAGGGAAATAA
- the prfA gene encoding peptide chain release factor 1: MFDRLQAVEDRYERLNELLSDPDIVSDTKKLREYSKEQSDIQDMVAVYREYKLVKEQLADAREMLEMEKDPEMFEMVKEEFNELNKQLPEFEERLRVLLIPKDPNDSKNVIMEIRGAAGGDEANIFAGDLFRMYTRYAETQNWKIDIMEATPNPAGGYKEVIFMINGQGAYSKFKYENGAHRVQRVPATESQGRIHTSTATVACLPEMHVEDVEIHDKDIRVDTFASSGAGGQSVNTTMSAVRMIHLPTGVVVSMQDERSQIKNREKAMKILVARVAEKHRAEAQAEIDSTRKSAVGTGDRSERIRTYNYPQNRVTDHRIGLTIQKLDQIVEGKLDEIIDALILDEQAERLANLNENV; encoded by the coding sequence ATGTTTGATCGTTTACAGGCGGTTGAAGACCGTTACGAAAGACTAAATGAATTATTAAGTGACCCGGATATCGTAAGTGATACAAAGAAATTACGTGAATATTCAAAGGAGCAATCAGACATTCAAGATATGGTTGCGGTTTACCGTGAATACAAATTAGTTAAAGAACAACTTGCCGATGCACGTGAAATGTTGGAGATGGAAAAAGATCCAGAAATGTTCGAAATGGTAAAAGAAGAGTTTAACGAATTAAATAAGCAACTTCCTGAGTTTGAGGAACGTTTACGTGTTTTATTAATTCCAAAAGACCCGAATGATTCGAAAAACGTAATTATGGAAATTCGTGGTGCAGCAGGTGGCGATGAGGCCAATATTTTCGCAGGCGACTTATTCCGTATGTATACACGTTATGCAGAAACACAAAACTGGAAAATTGATATTATGGAAGCTACACCAAACCCAGCTGGTGGTTATAAAGAAGTTATCTTTATGATTAATGGGCAAGGAGCTTACTCTAAATTCAAATATGAAAACGGAGCACACCGTGTACAACGTGTCCCAGCAACTGAATCACAAGGCCGTATTCACACATCTACTGCAACAGTAGCATGTCTTCCAGAAATGCATGTAGAAGATGTTGAAATTCATGATAAAGATATCCGTGTTGATACATTCGCCTCTTCTGGTGCTGGTGGTCAGTCGGTAAATACAACGATGTCTGCTGTACGTATGATCCATTTACCTACAGGGGTTGTTGTATCGATGCAAGATGAGCGTTCTCAAATTAAGAACCGTGAAAAAGCGATGAAAATTTTAGTGGCACGTGTAGCAGAAAAACACCGTGCAGAAGCACAAGCTGAAATCGATTCTACTCGTAAGTCAGCAGTCGGAACAGGCGACCGTTCTGAACGTATCCGTACTTACAACTATCCGCAAAACCGTGTAACAGATCACCGTATTGGTTTAACGATTCAAAAATTAGACCAAATCGTTGAAGGAAAACTGGATGAAATCATCGATGCACTAATTTTAGATGAACAAGCAGAACGCTTAGCGAACTTAAATGAAAATGTATAA
- the rho gene encoding transcription termination factor Rho, translated as MSALTIAQLESMTLKELYALAKQYKLTNASKLNKKELIFAILKSRSEQEGFFFMEGVLEIIPTDGFGFLRPINYSPSKEDIYISASQIRRFDLRNGDKVSGKVRPPKENERYYGLLQVDAVNGEDPEIAKERVHFPGLTPLYPDRHIKLETTSSSISTRIMDLVAPVGFGQRGLIVAPPKAGKTSLLKEIANSITTNHPEAELIVLLIDERPEEVTDIERSVNADVVSSTFDQVPENHVKVAEMVLERARRLVEHKRDVIILMDSITRLARAYNLVIPPSGRTLSGGIDPAAFHRPKRFFGSARNIEDGGSLTILATALVDTGSRMDEVIYEEFKGTGNLELHLDRNLAERRIFPAIDIRRSGTRKEELLIPKDQLDKLWAIRKTFSDSFDFTEKFLRKLRTTKSNEEFFEKLDTDMKKATKGTKGLL; from the coding sequence ATGTCAGCATTAACCATTGCTCAATTAGAAAGCATGACATTAAAAGAACTATATGCTTTAGCGAAGCAATATAAATTAACAAATGCCAGCAAATTAAACAAAAAGGAACTGATTTTTGCTATTTTAAAATCACGTTCAGAACAAGAAGGCTTCTTCTTTATGGAAGGTGTACTTGAAATTATTCCTACTGATGGATTTGGCTTCTTACGCCCAATCAACTATTCTCCGTCTAAAGAAGACATTTACATTTCGGCATCACAAATTCGCCGATTCGATTTACGTAATGGGGATAAAGTATCAGGGAAAGTACGTCCGCCAAAAGAAAACGAACGTTATTACGGTTTGTTACAAGTAGATGCAGTAAATGGAGAAGATCCAGAAATCGCAAAAGAACGTGTGCATTTCCCTGGATTAACGCCACTTTACCCAGATCGTCACATCAAACTAGAAACAACTTCATCAAGCATTTCAACACGTATTATGGATTTAGTTGCGCCAGTTGGTTTTGGTCAGCGTGGTTTAATCGTTGCACCACCAAAAGCGGGTAAAACGTCATTATTAAAAGAAATTGCGAATTCCATTACAACGAATCACCCAGAAGCTGAATTAATCGTGTTATTAATCGATGAACGTCCTGAAGAGGTAACGGATATTGAACGTTCGGTAAATGCAGATGTTGTATCATCTACATTCGATCAAGTACCAGAAAACCATGTAAAAGTGGCAGAAATGGTATTAGAGCGTGCGCGTCGTTTAGTAGAACATAAGCGCGATGTTATCATTTTAATGGACTCGATTACTCGACTAGCACGTGCATATAACTTAGTAATTCCTCCAAGTGGTCGTACACTTTCAGGTGGTATTGATCCAGCTGCATTCCACCGTCCAAAACGCTTCTTCGGTTCAGCACGTAATATTGAGGATGGCGGTAGCTTAACGATTTTAGCAACTGCACTTGTTGATACAGGTAGCCGAATGGATGAAGTAATTTACGAGGAATTCAAAGGGACAGGTAACTTAGAATTGCACTTAGATCGCAATTTAGCAGAACGTCGTATTTTCCCAGCAATCGACATTCGTCGTTCAGGTACACGAAAAGAAGAGTTACTTATTCCAAAAGATCAGTTAGATAAACTATGGGCAATTCGTAAAACATTTAGTGATTCGTTTGATTTTACAGAGAAGTTTTTACGTAAGCTTCGCACAACAAAATCCAATGAAGAGTTTTTTGAAAAGCTAGATACAGATATGAAAAAAGCAACTAAAGGTACAAAAGGGTTATTATAA
- a CDS encoding response regulator → MKLNSKEILIVDDQQGIRLLLNEVFQKEGFITHLAANGLDALKIAQTTNLDCVLLDMKIPGMDGLEILTRLKKENENLPVCMMTAYVEQDIMDEAKALGVARYFTKPFNIFEVRDEVKNILAVHEKI, encoded by the coding sequence ATGAAGTTGAATTCAAAGGAAATTTTAATTGTTGATGATCAGCAGGGGATACGACTCTTATTGAATGAAGTATTTCAAAAAGAGGGCTTTATCACACACCTTGCAGCCAATGGACTTGATGCGTTAAAAATAGCTCAAACTACCAACCTTGATTGTGTTTTATTGGATATGAAAATTCCTGGGATGGATGGGCTTGAGATTTTAACACGTCTAAAAAAAGAGAATGAAAATTTACCAGTTTGTATGATGACAGCTTACGTTGAACAAGATATTATGGATGAAGCAAAGGCACTCGGTGTCGCGCGGTATTTCACAAAACCTTTTAATATATTTGAAGTTCGTGATGAAGTGAAAAATATATTAGCTGTTCATGAAAAAATATAG